A genomic region of Saccopteryx bilineata isolate mSacBil1 chromosome 1, mSacBil1_pri_phased_curated, whole genome shotgun sequence contains the following coding sequences:
- the LOC136320248 gene encoding intraflagellar transport protein 22 homolog isoform X2, with translation MLKAKIFFMGPSQSGKTVLAKFLMEPSDITEYNPTQRFESCWPALMKDSHREVSIFNADIPSHLKGIKMWYSCFAEKQFLQDAQWLLIAHHKSVPGIDKRNLSLSPPLNKLKLVHSNLEDDSEEIWIKYIKYLENIINSVSESRDQEEISIIT, from the exons ATGCTGAAGGCCAAGATCTTCTTCATGGGGCCCAGCCAGAGTGGAAAAACCGTCCTGGCCAAGTTCCTGATGGAACCTTCTGACATCACTGAATACAACCCAACTCAACGG TTTGAGTCTTGCTGGCCAGCCCTGATGAAAGACTCTCACAGAGAGGTGAGCATCTTCAATGCTGACATCCCAAGCCACTTGAAGGGAATCAAGATGTGGTATTCCTGCTTTGCTGAGAAGCAGTTCTTACAGGATGCTCAATGGCTGTTAATTGCACACCACAAATCAGTCCCTggaattgataaaagaaacctgTCTTTGTCACCACCTTTGAACAAGTTGAAGCTGGTGCACTCAAATCTTGAGGATGACTCTGAAGAAATCTggataaaatacattaaatatttagaaaacataatCAACTCAGTGTCTGAGAGCAGAGACCAGGAAGAGATATCAATTATTACCTAA
- the LOC136320248 gene encoding intraflagellar transport protein 22 homolog isoform X1 produces the protein MLKAKIFFMGPSQSGKTVLAKFLMEPSDITEYNPTQRVGILEFENPYVTSNNKGTWCKYEVWNRGGHQKFESCWPALMKDSHREVSIFNADIPSHLKGIKMWYSCFAEKQFLQDAQWLLIAHHKSVPGIDKRNLSLSPPLNKLKLVHSNLEDDSEEIWIKYIKYLENIINSVSESRDQEEISIIT, from the coding sequence ATGCTGAAGGCCAAGATCTTCTTCATGGGGCCCAGCCAGAGTGGAAAAACCGTCCTGGCCAAGTTCCTGATGGAACCTTCTGACATCACTGAATACAACCCAACTCAACGGGTGGGGATCCTGGAATTTGAGAACCCGTATGTTACCAGCAACAACAAAGGCACATGGTGCAAATATGAGGTATGGAATCGTGGCGGCCATCAAAAGTTTGAGTCTTGCTGGCCAGCCCTGATGAAAGACTCTCACAGAGAGGTGAGCATCTTCAATGCTGACATCCCAAGCCACTTGAAGGGAATCAAGATGTGGTATTCCTGCTTTGCTGAGAAGCAGTTCTTACAGGATGCTCAATGGCTGTTAATTGCACACCACAAATCAGTCCCTggaattgataaaagaaacctgTCTTTGTCACCACCTTTGAACAAGTTGAAGCTGGTGCACTCAAATCTTGAGGATGACTCTGAAGAAATCTggataaaatacattaaatatttagaaaacataatCAACTCAGTGTCTGAGAGCAGAGACCAGGAAGAGATATCAATTATTACCTAA